A stretch of the Erinaceus europaeus chromosome 1, mEriEur2.1, whole genome shotgun sequence genome encodes the following:
- the CD93 gene encoding complement component C1q receptor, translating to MSIPTGLLLLLLLDQPWMGAGADGKAVFCAETACYTAHWGKQSASEAQHHCRQNGGHLATVKTEEEAQHIQQALAQLLDQEAPLAARMGKFWIGLQREKGKCQDPSLPLKGFSWVDGGMDTPYANWYKEVKNSCISNRCVSLMLDLSLPPMANRLPKWSEGPCGNPGSPVSSIDGFVCKFSFKGMCRPLSLGGPGQVSYTTPFQATSSTLDTVPFASIANVACGEGGEGKQHFFLCREKEPGVFDWGNSGPLCVSSMYGCNFNNGGCQQDCFEGGDGSFRCGCRPGFRLLDDLVTCASRNPCSSNPCRGGATCVPGHQGKDYSCRCPQGYQLDASQQNCLDVDECQDTPCPQDCVNTPGSFRCECWVGYEPSGPGEGSCQDVDECALGHSPCAQNCTNTEGSFYCSCQEGYEPDGEDDTQCLEVDECAGPEGRLCDDICVNVPGSFHCGCKPGWELAPNGVSCIVDSAFSGVTTGPHQEEETVGGQDNFIPSATPFSSAKDFEVASKVPPTVRRPSLPCNISMTAAPPEMLAPIHTSGFPGVQKEPSTHNPTVTDTMDLEESTGEDLVAKQSEEGTDGQKLLLFYILGTVVAILLLLALALGLLIYRKRKARKEVIKEKKNQSTTDSYSWPSERAESKAMENQYSPTPGTDC from the exons ATGTCCATCCCTACcggtctgctgctgctgctgctcctggacCAGCCCTGGATGGGAGCTGGTGCTGACGGGAAGGCTGTGTTCTGTGCAGAGACTGCCTGCTACACTGCCCACTGGGGCAAGCAGAGTGCATCTGAGGCCCAGCATCACTGCAGGCAGAACGGGGGCCACCTGGCTACTGTGAAGACTGAGGAGGAGGCCCAGCATATCCAGCAAGCACTGGCCCAGCTCCTAGATCAGGAAGCACCGCTGGCAGCTCGGATGGGCAAGTTTTGGATTGGGCTCCAGCGAGAGAAGGGCAAGTGCCAGGACCCCAGCCTGCCACTGAAGGGCTTCAGCTGGGTGGATGGTGGGATGGACACACCCTACGCCAACTGGTACAAAGAAGTAAAGAACTCATGCATCTCCAACCGCTGTGTGTCCTTGATGCTGGACCTGTCCCTGCCACCCATGGCCAACCGTCTCCCCAAATGGTCTGAGGGTCCATGTGGGAACCCGGGTTCCCCTGTCAGCAGCATTGATGGCTTTGTGTGCAAATTCAGCTTCAAAGGCATGTGTAGACCACTTTCACTGGGAGGCCCAGGCCAGGTTAGCTATACCACCCCCTTCCAAGCCACCAGCTCTACCTTGGACACAGTGCCCTTTGCCTCTATAGCCAATGTGGCctgtggggaaggaggagagggtaaGCAACATTTCTTCCTGTGTAGGGAGAAGGAGCCTGGTGTATTTGACTGGGGTAACTCAGGTCCTCTCTGTGTCAGCTCCATGTATGGCTGCAACTTCAACAATGGAGGCTGCCAGCAAGACTGCTTTGAGGGGGGAGATGGCTCCTTCCGCTGTGGCTGTAGGCCGGGGTTCCGGCTGCTGGACGACCTGGTGACCTGTGCCTCCAGAAACCCTTGTAGTTCcaacccctgcagggggggagcaacGTGTGTCCCTGGACACCAAGGAAAAGACTACTCATGTCGCTGTCCCCAAGGCTACCAGCTAGACGCAAGTCAACAGAACTGCTTGGATGTGGACGAATGCCAGGATACCCCCTGCCCCCAGGACTGTGTCAACACTCCTGGGAGCTTCCGCTGTGAGTGCTGGGTGGGCTATGAGCCCAGTGGTCCTGGAGAGGGGTCCTGCCAGGATGTGGATGAATGTGCCTTGGGTCACTCTCCCTGTGCTCAGAACTGCACCAATACAGAAGGCTCATTTTACTGCTCTTGCCAAGAAGGCTACGAACCAGATGGGGAGGATGACACCCAGTGCCTAGAAGTGGATGAATGTGCTGGCCCAGAGGGCAGACTCTGTGATGACATATGCGTTAATGTGCCAGGGTCCTTCCACTGTGGATGCAAGCCTGGTTGGGAGCTGGCCCCTAATGGGGTCTCCTGCATTGTTGACTCTGCTTTCTCAGGAGTAACGACTGGGCCTCACCAAGAGGAGGAAACAGTAGGTGGACAGGACAACTTCATACCTTCTGCCACACCATTCAGCTCAGCCAAGGATTTTGAGGTTGCATCCAAGGTGCCCCCCACTGTAAGGAGACCTTCCCTCCCATGCAATATATCCATGACTGCTGCTCCACCTGAGATGCTGGCCCCTATCCACACCAGTGGATTCCCTGGTGTCCAGAAAGAACCCAGTACTCACAACCCCACAGTCACAGACACTATGGACCTTGAGGAATCTACTGGTGAGGATCTTGTGGCCAAGCAAAGTGAAGAAGGTACTGATGGGCAAAAGCTGCTTCTGTTCTACATCCTGGGCACTGTGGTGGCCATCTTACTCTTGCTGGCTCTGGCTCTCGGGCTTTTGATTTATCGCAAACGGAAAgcaaggaaggaggtgataaaagagaaaaaaaaccagagcacAACGGACAGCTACTCCTGGCCTTCAGAACGAGCTGAGAGCAAAGCCATGGAGAATCAATACAG TCCGACGCCTGGGACAGACTGCTGA